A section of the Ovis canadensis isolate MfBH-ARS-UI-01 breed Bighorn chromosome 1, ARS-UI_OviCan_v2, whole genome shotgun sequence genome encodes:
- the GATAD2B gene encoding transcriptional repressor p66-beta isoform X4: protein MDRMTEDALRLNLLKRSLDPADERDDVLAKRLKMEGHEAMERLKMLALLKRKDLANLEVPHELPTKQDGSGVKGYEEKLNGNLRPHGDNRTAGRPGKENINDEPVDMSARRSEPDRGRLTPSPDIIVLSDNEASSPRSSSRMEERLKAANLEMFKGKGIEERQQLIKQLRDELRLEEARLVLLKKLRQSQLQKENVVQKTPVVQNAASIVQPSPAHVGQQGLSKLPSRPGAQGVEQNLRTLQGHSVIRSATNTTLPHMLMSQRVIAPNPAQLQGQRGPPKPGLVRTTTPNMNPTINYQPSSSSVPCQRTTSSAIYMNLASHIQPGTVNRVSSPLPSPSAMTDAANSQAAAKLALRKQLEKTLLEIPPPKPPAPLLHFLPSAANSEFIYMVGLEEVVQSVIDSQGKSCASLLRVEPFVCAQCRTDFTPHWKQEKNGKILCEQCMTSNQKKALKAEHTNRLKNAFVKALQQEQEIEQRLQQQAALSPTTAPAVSSVSKQETIMRHHTLRQAPQPQSSLQRGIPTSARSMLSNFAQAPQLSVPGGLLGMPGVNIAYLNTGIGGHKAPSLADRQREYLLDMIPPRSISQSISGQK, encoded by the exons ATGGATAGAATGACAGAGGATGCTCTTCGCCTGAATCTGTTGAAGCGGAGCTTGGACCCAGCTGATGAGCGAGATGATGTCCTGGCTAAACGACTCAAAATGGAAGGGCATGAGGCCATGGAACGTCTGAAAATGTTGGCACTGCTCAAACGAAAGGATTTGGCAAATCTTGAGGTGCCACATGAGTTACCCACTAAACAAGATGGCAGTGGAGTCAAGGGCTATGAAGAGAAGCTTAATGGGAATCTCAGGCCTCATGGAGACAACAGGACTGCTGGAAGGCCAGGCAAAGAAAACATCAATGATGAACCTGTAGATATGAGTGCCAGACGGAG TGAACCAGACCGAGGAAGACTAACTCCCTCCCCAGACATCATTGTTTTGTCTGATAATGAGGCTTCCAGCCCCCGTTCCAGCTCCCGAATGGAAGAAAGACTCAAAGCAGCCAACCTAGAGAtgtttaag GGGAAAGGCATTGAAGAACGGCAGCAACTCATCAAGCAGCTGAGAGATGAGCTGCGATTGGAAGAAGCCCGACTGGTGCTGTtaaagaaactgagacagagTCAGCTGCAGAAAGAGAACGTGGTCCAGAAG ACTCCAGTTGTACAGAATGCAGCATCTATTGTTCAGCCATCTCCTGCCCATGTGGGACAGCAAGGCCTGTCCAAGCTTCCCTCCCGGCCTGGGGCCCAAGGGGTTGAACAGAATTTGAGAACATTACAG GGTCACAGTGTCATCCGTTCAGCGACCAATACCACCCTCCCACACATGTTAATGTCTCAACGTGTGATTGCGCCAAACCCAGCCCAGCTACAGGGTCAGCGGGGCCCACCTAAGCCTGGCCTTGTACGCACCACAACACCCAATATGAATCCCACCATCAATTACCAACCG TCAAGTTCTTCTGTTCCCTGTCAGCGCACAACATCCTCTGCCATCTATATGAATCTTGCCTCCCATATCCAGCCAGGGACCGTGAACAGAGTGTCCTCACCACTCCCTAGCCCCAGCGCCATGACAGATGCCGCCAACTCACAGGCTGCAGCCAAATTGGCTCTTCGCAAACAGCTGGAAAAGACACTCTTGGAGATTCCACCCCCTAAACCACCTGCTCCCTTGCTTCACTTCCTGCCTAGTGCAGCCAATAGCGAGTTCATCTACATGGTAGGCTTGGAGGAAGTCGTACAGAGTGTCATCGACAGCCAAG GGAAAAGCTGTGCCTCTCTTCTGCGGGTCGAACCCTTTGTTTGTGCCCAGTGCCGCACAGACTTCACCCCTCACTGGAAGCAGGAGAAGAATGGTAAGATTCTATGTGAGCAGTGTATGACCTCCAACCAGAAGAAGGCTCTAAAGGCAGAACACACCAACCGGCTGAAAAATGCTTTTGTTAAAGCCCTACAGCAGGAACAG GAAATTGAACAGCGATTACAGCAGCAGGCAGCCCTCTCCCCCACTACGGCTCCAGCTGTGTCCAGTGTCAGTAAACAAGAGACCATAATGAGACATCATACGCTTCGGCAG GCTCCGCAGCCCCAAAGCAGCCTCCAGCGTGGTATACCCACATCTGCCCGTTCCATGCTTTCCAACTTTGCACAGGCACCCCAGCTGTCTGTGCCGGGGGGCCTCCTTGGTATGCCAG GTGTCAACATTGCATACTTGAACACTGGTATCGGAGGACACAAAGCCCCCAGTCTGGCAGACCGACAGCGGGAATACCTTTTAGACATGATCCCTCCCCGGTCTATATCGCAGTCCATCAGTGGACAGAAATAA
- the GATAD2B gene encoding transcriptional repressor p66-beta isoform X1, with amino-acid sequence MCVRVHCRLKKLMMDRMTEDALRLNLLKRSLDPADERDDVLAKRLKMEGHEAMERLKMLALLKRKDLANLEVPHELPTKQDGSGVKGYEEKLNGNLRPHGDNRTAGRPGKENINDEPVDMSARRSEPDRGRLTPSPDIIVLSDNEASSPRSSSRMEERLKAANLEMFKGKGIEERQQLIKQLRDELRLEEARLVLLKKLRQSQLQKENVVQKTPVVQNAASIVQPSPAHVGQQGLSKLPSRPGAQGVEQNLRTLQGHSVIRSATNTTLPHMLMSQRVIAPNPAQLQGQRGPPKPGLVRTTTPNMNPTINYQPQSSSSVPCQRTTSSAIYMNLASHIQPGTVNRVSSPLPSPSAMTDAANSQAAAKLALRKQLEKTLLEIPPPKPPAPLLHFLPSAANSEFIYMVGLEEVVQSVIDSQGKSCASLLRVEPFVCAQCRTDFTPHWKQEKNGKILCEQCMTSNQKKALKAEHTNRLKNAFVKALQQEQEIEQRLQQQAALSPTTAPAVSSVSKQETIMRHHTLRQAPQPQSSLQRGIPTSARSMLSNFAQAPQLSVPGGLLGMPGVNIAYLNTGIGGHKAPSLADRQREYLLDMIPPRSISQSISGQK; translated from the exons GATGGATAGAATGACAGAGGATGCTCTTCGCCTGAATCTGTTGAAGCGGAGCTTGGACCCAGCTGATGAGCGAGATGATGTCCTGGCTAAACGACTCAAAATGGAAGGGCATGAGGCCATGGAACGTCTGAAAATGTTGGCACTGCTCAAACGAAAGGATTTGGCAAATCTTGAGGTGCCACATGAGTTACCCACTAAACAAGATGGCAGTGGAGTCAAGGGCTATGAAGAGAAGCTTAATGGGAATCTCAGGCCTCATGGAGACAACAGGACTGCTGGAAGGCCAGGCAAAGAAAACATCAATGATGAACCTGTAGATATGAGTGCCAGACGGAG TGAACCAGACCGAGGAAGACTAACTCCCTCCCCAGACATCATTGTTTTGTCTGATAATGAGGCTTCCAGCCCCCGTTCCAGCTCCCGAATGGAAGAAAGACTCAAAGCAGCCAACCTAGAGAtgtttaag GGGAAAGGCATTGAAGAACGGCAGCAACTCATCAAGCAGCTGAGAGATGAGCTGCGATTGGAAGAAGCCCGACTGGTGCTGTtaaagaaactgagacagagTCAGCTGCAGAAAGAGAACGTGGTCCAGAAG ACTCCAGTTGTACAGAATGCAGCATCTATTGTTCAGCCATCTCCTGCCCATGTGGGACAGCAAGGCCTGTCCAAGCTTCCCTCCCGGCCTGGGGCCCAAGGGGTTGAACAGAATTTGAGAACATTACAG GGTCACAGTGTCATCCGTTCAGCGACCAATACCACCCTCCCACACATGTTAATGTCTCAACGTGTGATTGCGCCAAACCCAGCCCAGCTACAGGGTCAGCGGGGCCCACCTAAGCCTGGCCTTGTACGCACCACAACACCCAATATGAATCCCACCATCAATTACCAACCG CAGTCAAGTTCTTCTGTTCCCTGTCAGCGCACAACATCCTCTGCCATCTATATGAATCTTGCCTCCCATATCCAGCCAGGGACCGTGAACAGAGTGTCCTCACCACTCCCTAGCCCCAGCGCCATGACAGATGCCGCCAACTCACAGGCTGCAGCCAAATTGGCTCTTCGCAAACAGCTGGAAAAGACACTCTTGGAGATTCCACCCCCTAAACCACCTGCTCCCTTGCTTCACTTCCTGCCTAGTGCAGCCAATAGCGAGTTCATCTACATGGTAGGCTTGGAGGAAGTCGTACAGAGTGTCATCGACAGCCAAG GGAAAAGCTGTGCCTCTCTTCTGCGGGTCGAACCCTTTGTTTGTGCCCAGTGCCGCACAGACTTCACCCCTCACTGGAAGCAGGAGAAGAATGGTAAGATTCTATGTGAGCAGTGTATGACCTCCAACCAGAAGAAGGCTCTAAAGGCAGAACACACCAACCGGCTGAAAAATGCTTTTGTTAAAGCCCTACAGCAGGAACAG GAAATTGAACAGCGATTACAGCAGCAGGCAGCCCTCTCCCCCACTACGGCTCCAGCTGTGTCCAGTGTCAGTAAACAAGAGACCATAATGAGACATCATACGCTTCGGCAG GCTCCGCAGCCCCAAAGCAGCCTCCAGCGTGGTATACCCACATCTGCCCGTTCCATGCTTTCCAACTTTGCACAGGCACCCCAGCTGTCTGTGCCGGGGGGCCTCCTTGGTATGCCAG GTGTCAACATTGCATACTTGAACACTGGTATCGGAGGACACAAAGCCCCCAGTCTGGCAGACCGACAGCGGGAATACCTTTTAGACATGATCCCTCCCCGGTCTATATCGCAGTCCATCAGTGGACAGAAATAA
- the GATAD2B gene encoding transcriptional repressor p66-beta isoform X3 — translation MDRMTEDALRLNLLKRSLDPADERDDVLAKRLKMEGHEAMERLKMLALLKRKDLANLEVPHELPTKQDGSGVKGYEEKLNGNLRPHGDNRTAGRPGKENINDEPVDMSARRSEPDRGRLTPSPDIIVLSDNEASSPRSSSRMEERLKAANLEMFKGKGIEERQQLIKQLRDELRLEEARLVLLKKLRQSQLQKENVVQKTPVVQNAASIVQPSPAHVGQQGLSKLPSRPGAQGVEQNLRTLQGHSVIRSATNTTLPHMLMSQRVIAPNPAQLQGQRGPPKPGLVRTTTPNMNPTINYQPQSSSSVPCQRTTSSAIYMNLASHIQPGTVNRVSSPLPSPSAMTDAANSQAAAKLALRKQLEKTLLEIPPPKPPAPLLHFLPSAANSEFIYMVGLEEVVQSVIDSQGKSCASLLRVEPFVCAQCRTDFTPHWKQEKNGKILCEQCMTSNQKKALKAEHTNRLKNAFVKALQQEQEIEQRLQQQAALSPTTAPAVSSVSKQETIMRHHTLRQAPQPQSSLQRGIPTSARSMLSNFAQAPQLSVPGGLLGMPGVNIAYLNTGIGGHKAPSLADRQREYLLDMIPPRSISQSISGQK, via the exons ATGGATAGAATGACAGAGGATGCTCTTCGCCTGAATCTGTTGAAGCGGAGCTTGGACCCAGCTGATGAGCGAGATGATGTCCTGGCTAAACGACTCAAAATGGAAGGGCATGAGGCCATGGAACGTCTGAAAATGTTGGCACTGCTCAAACGAAAGGATTTGGCAAATCTTGAGGTGCCACATGAGTTACCCACTAAACAAGATGGCAGTGGAGTCAAGGGCTATGAAGAGAAGCTTAATGGGAATCTCAGGCCTCATGGAGACAACAGGACTGCTGGAAGGCCAGGCAAAGAAAACATCAATGATGAACCTGTAGATATGAGTGCCAGACGGAG TGAACCAGACCGAGGAAGACTAACTCCCTCCCCAGACATCATTGTTTTGTCTGATAATGAGGCTTCCAGCCCCCGTTCCAGCTCCCGAATGGAAGAAAGACTCAAAGCAGCCAACCTAGAGAtgtttaag GGGAAAGGCATTGAAGAACGGCAGCAACTCATCAAGCAGCTGAGAGATGAGCTGCGATTGGAAGAAGCCCGACTGGTGCTGTtaaagaaactgagacagagTCAGCTGCAGAAAGAGAACGTGGTCCAGAAG ACTCCAGTTGTACAGAATGCAGCATCTATTGTTCAGCCATCTCCTGCCCATGTGGGACAGCAAGGCCTGTCCAAGCTTCCCTCCCGGCCTGGGGCCCAAGGGGTTGAACAGAATTTGAGAACATTACAG GGTCACAGTGTCATCCGTTCAGCGACCAATACCACCCTCCCACACATGTTAATGTCTCAACGTGTGATTGCGCCAAACCCAGCCCAGCTACAGGGTCAGCGGGGCCCACCTAAGCCTGGCCTTGTACGCACCACAACACCCAATATGAATCCCACCATCAATTACCAACCG CAGTCAAGTTCTTCTGTTCCCTGTCAGCGCACAACATCCTCTGCCATCTATATGAATCTTGCCTCCCATATCCAGCCAGGGACCGTGAACAGAGTGTCCTCACCACTCCCTAGCCCCAGCGCCATGACAGATGCCGCCAACTCACAGGCTGCAGCCAAATTGGCTCTTCGCAAACAGCTGGAAAAGACACTCTTGGAGATTCCACCCCCTAAACCACCTGCTCCCTTGCTTCACTTCCTGCCTAGTGCAGCCAATAGCGAGTTCATCTACATGGTAGGCTTGGAGGAAGTCGTACAGAGTGTCATCGACAGCCAAG GGAAAAGCTGTGCCTCTCTTCTGCGGGTCGAACCCTTTGTTTGTGCCCAGTGCCGCACAGACTTCACCCCTCACTGGAAGCAGGAGAAGAATGGTAAGATTCTATGTGAGCAGTGTATGACCTCCAACCAGAAGAAGGCTCTAAAGGCAGAACACACCAACCGGCTGAAAAATGCTTTTGTTAAAGCCCTACAGCAGGAACAG GAAATTGAACAGCGATTACAGCAGCAGGCAGCCCTCTCCCCCACTACGGCTCCAGCTGTGTCCAGTGTCAGTAAACAAGAGACCATAATGAGACATCATACGCTTCGGCAG GCTCCGCAGCCCCAAAGCAGCCTCCAGCGTGGTATACCCACATCTGCCCGTTCCATGCTTTCCAACTTTGCACAGGCACCCCAGCTGTCTGTGCCGGGGGGCCTCCTTGGTATGCCAG GTGTCAACATTGCATACTTGAACACTGGTATCGGAGGACACAAAGCCCCCAGTCTGGCAGACCGACAGCGGGAATACCTTTTAGACATGATCCCTCCCCGGTCTATATCGCAGTCCATCAGTGGACAGAAATAA
- the GATAD2B gene encoding transcriptional repressor p66-beta isoform X2, protein MCVRVHCRLKKLMMDRMTEDALRLNLLKRSLDPADERDDVLAKRLKMEGHEAMERLKMLALLKRKDLANLEVPHELPTKQDGSGVKGYEEKLNGNLRPHGDNRTAGRPGKENINDEPVDMSARRSEPDRGRLTPSPDIIVLSDNEASSPRSSSRMEERLKAANLEMFKGKGIEERQQLIKQLRDELRLEEARLVLLKKLRQSQLQKENVVQKTPVVQNAASIVQPSPAHVGQQGLSKLPSRPGAQGVEQNLRTLQGHSVIRSATNTTLPHMLMSQRVIAPNPAQLQGQRGPPKPGLVRTTTPNMNPTINYQPSSSSVPCQRTTSSAIYMNLASHIQPGTVNRVSSPLPSPSAMTDAANSQAAAKLALRKQLEKTLLEIPPPKPPAPLLHFLPSAANSEFIYMVGLEEVVQSVIDSQGKSCASLLRVEPFVCAQCRTDFTPHWKQEKNGKILCEQCMTSNQKKALKAEHTNRLKNAFVKALQQEQEIEQRLQQQAALSPTTAPAVSSVSKQETIMRHHTLRQAPQPQSSLQRGIPTSARSMLSNFAQAPQLSVPGGLLGMPGVNIAYLNTGIGGHKAPSLADRQREYLLDMIPPRSISQSISGQK, encoded by the exons GATGGATAGAATGACAGAGGATGCTCTTCGCCTGAATCTGTTGAAGCGGAGCTTGGACCCAGCTGATGAGCGAGATGATGTCCTGGCTAAACGACTCAAAATGGAAGGGCATGAGGCCATGGAACGTCTGAAAATGTTGGCACTGCTCAAACGAAAGGATTTGGCAAATCTTGAGGTGCCACATGAGTTACCCACTAAACAAGATGGCAGTGGAGTCAAGGGCTATGAAGAGAAGCTTAATGGGAATCTCAGGCCTCATGGAGACAACAGGACTGCTGGAAGGCCAGGCAAAGAAAACATCAATGATGAACCTGTAGATATGAGTGCCAGACGGAG TGAACCAGACCGAGGAAGACTAACTCCCTCCCCAGACATCATTGTTTTGTCTGATAATGAGGCTTCCAGCCCCCGTTCCAGCTCCCGAATGGAAGAAAGACTCAAAGCAGCCAACCTAGAGAtgtttaag GGGAAAGGCATTGAAGAACGGCAGCAACTCATCAAGCAGCTGAGAGATGAGCTGCGATTGGAAGAAGCCCGACTGGTGCTGTtaaagaaactgagacagagTCAGCTGCAGAAAGAGAACGTGGTCCAGAAG ACTCCAGTTGTACAGAATGCAGCATCTATTGTTCAGCCATCTCCTGCCCATGTGGGACAGCAAGGCCTGTCCAAGCTTCCCTCCCGGCCTGGGGCCCAAGGGGTTGAACAGAATTTGAGAACATTACAG GGTCACAGTGTCATCCGTTCAGCGACCAATACCACCCTCCCACACATGTTAATGTCTCAACGTGTGATTGCGCCAAACCCAGCCCAGCTACAGGGTCAGCGGGGCCCACCTAAGCCTGGCCTTGTACGCACCACAACACCCAATATGAATCCCACCATCAATTACCAACCG TCAAGTTCTTCTGTTCCCTGTCAGCGCACAACATCCTCTGCCATCTATATGAATCTTGCCTCCCATATCCAGCCAGGGACCGTGAACAGAGTGTCCTCACCACTCCCTAGCCCCAGCGCCATGACAGATGCCGCCAACTCACAGGCTGCAGCCAAATTGGCTCTTCGCAAACAGCTGGAAAAGACACTCTTGGAGATTCCACCCCCTAAACCACCTGCTCCCTTGCTTCACTTCCTGCCTAGTGCAGCCAATAGCGAGTTCATCTACATGGTAGGCTTGGAGGAAGTCGTACAGAGTGTCATCGACAGCCAAG GGAAAAGCTGTGCCTCTCTTCTGCGGGTCGAACCCTTTGTTTGTGCCCAGTGCCGCACAGACTTCACCCCTCACTGGAAGCAGGAGAAGAATGGTAAGATTCTATGTGAGCAGTGTATGACCTCCAACCAGAAGAAGGCTCTAAAGGCAGAACACACCAACCGGCTGAAAAATGCTTTTGTTAAAGCCCTACAGCAGGAACAG GAAATTGAACAGCGATTACAGCAGCAGGCAGCCCTCTCCCCCACTACGGCTCCAGCTGTGTCCAGTGTCAGTAAACAAGAGACCATAATGAGACATCATACGCTTCGGCAG GCTCCGCAGCCCCAAAGCAGCCTCCAGCGTGGTATACCCACATCTGCCCGTTCCATGCTTTCCAACTTTGCACAGGCACCCCAGCTGTCTGTGCCGGGGGGCCTCCTTGGTATGCCAG GTGTCAACATTGCATACTTGAACACTGGTATCGGAGGACACAAAGCCCCCAGTCTGGCAGACCGACAGCGGGAATACCTTTTAGACATGATCCCTCCCCGGTCTATATCGCAGTCCATCAGTGGACAGAAATAA